The Pseudolabrys sp. FHR47 genome contains a region encoding:
- a CDS encoding TRAP transporter substrate-binding protein — translation MKLRTILAAAAALTIVAGTGARAEKWDMPMAYPASNYHSENGAAFGKCVKAATGGKLDIVTHAGGSLFAGNDIKRAVQTGQAPIGERLISAHANENPLYGIDSIPFLATSFEDSDKLWKVAQPAIAKALDAQNLVYLYAVPWPPQGFYFKKAVNSVADMKGIKFRAYNAATARIAALAGMVPVQIEAAELSQALATGVAEAFISSGSTGVDSKVWESLTHFYDVQAWLPRNIVFANKAAFNALDAASKKALTDCAAKAATNGEATAKALSAKYLKTLADNGMKVQPPSDKLKADLKAIGATMTSEWVKNAGANGKALIDAYEK, via the coding sequence ATGAAACTTCGCACAATCTTGGCAGCGGCGGCGGCATTGACCATCGTCGCCGGGACGGGCGCGCGCGCGGAAAAGTGGGATATGCCGATGGCCTATCCGGCCAGCAACTACCACTCTGAAAACGGAGCGGCATTCGGCAAGTGTGTGAAGGCCGCGACCGGCGGCAAGCTCGATATCGTCACCCACGCGGGCGGTTCGCTCTTTGCCGGCAATGACATTAAGCGCGCGGTTCAGACCGGGCAGGCGCCGATCGGCGAGCGGTTGATTTCGGCGCACGCCAACGAAAACCCGCTGTACGGCATCGATTCAATTCCGTTCCTGGCGACCTCGTTCGAGGATTCCGACAAGCTCTGGAAGGTCGCGCAGCCGGCGATCGCCAAGGCGCTCGATGCCCAGAACCTGGTCTACCTCTATGCCGTTCCGTGGCCCCCGCAGGGCTTCTATTTCAAGAAGGCCGTCAATTCCGTCGCCGACATGAAGGGCATCAAATTCCGCGCCTACAATGCCGCGACGGCGCGCATCGCCGCACTCGCCGGCATGGTGCCGGTGCAGATCGAAGCGGCCGAGCTGTCGCAGGCGCTGGCCACCGGCGTGGCTGAAGCCTTCATCTCGTCGGGATCGACCGGCGTCGACTCCAAGGTCTGGGAAAGCCTGACGCATTTCTACGACGTCCAGGCCTGGTTGCCGCGCAACATCGTTTTCGCCAACAAGGCGGCCTTCAACGCGCTCGACGCGGCGTCGAAGAAAGCGCTGACGGACTGCGCCGCCAAAGCGGCCACGAATGGTGAAGCGACGGCGAAGGCGCTGTCGGCCAAGTACCTCAAGACGCTTGCCGACAATGGCATGAAAGTGCAGCCGCCGAGCGACAAGCTGAAGGCCGATCTCAAGGCGATCGGCGCCACCATGACCTCCGAATGGGTCAAGAACGCCGGCGCCAACGGCAAGGCTCTCATCGACGCCTACGAGAAGTAA
- a CDS encoding MurR/RpiR family transcriptional regulator, protein MNSPIARLKSAVPNMPPAAKRLATVILDRPEAVVEMSIADLAKTAQVSEGSVIGLCQQLGAKGFPELKIAIARELGSSRDLLHEDIVRADNSVSVIAKIAASHRTAIDDTVKVLDPKVVDKAVAVLKNARRIELYGVGTAAPIAEDAAYRFLRLGLDARAMTDSHSQAVSAAFTGPHVATVTISHSGRTRETLAATRVAREAGARTICITNFGKPPLLKYCEIALFTAAVETRYRMEAMASRVAQLVVIDTLYARLALERWEPSLAAIERSYAILSEKRLKSGSEDR, encoded by the coding sequence ATGAACTCGCCTATCGCGCGCCTGAAATCGGCGGTGCCGAACATGCCTCCCGCGGCCAAGCGTCTTGCCACCGTCATCCTCGACCGGCCGGAAGCCGTCGTCGAGATGTCGATCGCCGACCTAGCGAAAACGGCGCAGGTCAGCGAAGGCAGCGTGATCGGGCTGTGTCAGCAGCTCGGGGCCAAAGGGTTCCCCGAACTGAAAATCGCCATCGCGCGCGAACTCGGCAGCAGCCGTGACCTGCTTCACGAAGATATCGTGCGCGCCGATAACAGTGTCAGCGTGATCGCCAAGATCGCGGCCAGCCATCGCACCGCGATCGACGATACGGTGAAGGTGCTCGATCCCAAAGTAGTCGACAAGGCGGTGGCCGTTCTCAAAAACGCCCGCCGGATCGAGCTTTATGGCGTCGGAACGGCGGCGCCGATTGCCGAGGACGCGGCCTATCGATTCCTCCGGCTTGGCCTCGACGCCCGCGCCATGACCGATTCTCATTCGCAGGCGGTGAGCGCCGCCTTCACCGGACCACACGTCGCAACCGTCACGATCTCGCATTCCGGGCGCACGCGCGAGACTTTGGCCGCCACGCGCGTCGCTCGGGAAGCGGGCGCGCGCACCATCTGCATCACCAATTTCGGCAAGCCGCCGCTGCTGAAATATTGCGAGATCGCGCTGTTCACGGCCGCAGTCGAGACCCGCTATCGCATGGAGGCAATGGCCAGCCGCGTCGCCCAACTGGTTGTCATCGACACGTTGTATGCAAGGCTGGCGCTGGAGCGCTGGGAGCCGTCGCTGGCCGCCATCGAGCGGTCCTACGCGATCCTGTCCGAGAAGCGGTTGAAGTCAGGCTCCGAAGATCGCTAA
- a CDS encoding TRAP transporter small permease: MNTPKPVLRRTLDGLYDFAAVLAAFCLAAILLVIVAQMVARWLSIEVPGLSEYAGYLMASASFLAFAHALNRGAHIRVGLFLTALGERRFWGELWCMVISTAAACYLAWYAVRLVYWSYVLNDLSQGQDVTPLWIAQAPMAAGAVLLAVCFVDNLVALLMTRKDNIGSSAIEQSHAE; the protein is encoded by the coding sequence ATGAACACGCCGAAGCCTGTGCTCCGCCGTACCCTCGACGGGCTCTACGATTTCGCCGCGGTGCTCGCAGCGTTTTGCCTCGCCGCCATCCTGCTGGTCATTGTTGCGCAGATGGTGGCGCGCTGGCTGAGCATCGAGGTGCCCGGGCTGTCGGAATATGCCGGCTATCTGATGGCCTCGGCTTCGTTTCTCGCCTTCGCTCATGCACTCAACCGCGGCGCCCATATTCGGGTCGGCTTGTTTCTGACCGCGCTGGGCGAGCGCCGGTTCTGGGGCGAACTGTGGTGCATGGTGATATCCACCGCCGCCGCCTGCTATCTCGCCTGGTATGCCGTGCGCCTGGTGTATTGGTCTTACGTATTGAATGATCTGAGCCAGGGGCAGGACGTGACGCCGCTCTGGATTGCTCAGGCGCCGATGGCCGCCGGCGCGGTTCTTCTGGCCGTGTGTTTTGTCGACAACCTCGTCGCGCTGCTGATGACACGAAAAGACAATATCGGCAGCAGCGCGATCGAACAAAGCCACGCGGAATAG
- a CDS encoding Crp/Fnr family transcriptional regulator, with protein MIHSPREFSDYVLCLCAGQAVSSIALPDGRRQIVEVLLPGDVVYWTDLFEPMSGRLIEATENSTYRKIARRDFFLLLAQRPDMFDVFMQTCTRRKNEGDNLALTLGRRDALQRIARFILDLAMKLIDRGFAKNQTIRFSLRLRHIADATGLTPVHTSKMLRQLRRDRVIDLESRSLTVSDMVQLRQIAGP; from the coding sequence ATGATTCACAGTCCGCGGGAGTTTTCGGATTACGTGCTCTGTCTTTGTGCGGGGCAGGCGGTGTCGTCGATCGCGTTACCCGATGGCCGCCGGCAGATCGTCGAGGTCCTGCTCCCTGGTGACGTCGTCTACTGGACCGATTTGTTCGAGCCGATGTCGGGCCGCCTCATCGAAGCGACCGAGAATTCAACCTACCGAAAAATCGCGCGCAGGGACTTCTTTTTGCTGCTCGCGCAGCGGCCCGATATGTTCGATGTTTTCATGCAGACTTGCACGCGCAGGAAGAACGAAGGCGACAATCTGGCGCTTACCCTCGGCCGTCGCGACGCACTGCAGCGCATCGCGCGATTCATTCTCGATCTGGCGATGAAGCTCATCGACCGCGGCTTCGCCAAGAATCAGACGATCAGATTCTCGCTCCGCTTACGCCACATCGCCGACGCCACAGGGCTGACGCCGGTGCATACCAGCAAGATGCTGCGTCAGTTGCGGCGAGACCGCGTCATCGATCTCGAATCGCGGTCGCTGACCGTTTCCGACATGGTGCAGTTGCGGCAAATCGCCGGGCCGTGA
- a CDS encoding protoglobin family protein: MQVPVPQFGERAAMIAQLQNFIGITEETKQQGPEIWTLIEPQADELLRAFYAKVRAAHINANVTEAAIQPLIAKQKRHWAALFGSRFDEDYTSGVRQLDARHREVDVDRMWYVLGCEALKIAFTETIVDSSLPPIKKGRLIKTLGKYMAFDVALSLSPYQTELVD; this comes from the coding sequence ATGCAGGTGCCTGTTCCGCAGTTCGGCGAAAGAGCCGCGATGATCGCGCAACTTCAGAATTTTATCGGCATCACCGAAGAGACCAAGCAGCAAGGGCCCGAGATCTGGACGCTGATCGAGCCCCAGGCAGACGAACTCCTCAGGGCTTTCTACGCCAAGGTGCGGGCGGCGCACATCAATGCAAACGTAACCGAAGCCGCCATTCAGCCGCTGATCGCCAAGCAGAAACGGCACTGGGCTGCCTTGTTCGGAAGCCGCTTCGACGAAGACTATACCAGCGGCGTTCGGCAGCTCGATGCCCGTCACCGCGAGGTCGACGTCGACAGGATGTGGTACGTGCTCGGCTGCGAGGCGCTCAAAATCGCCTTCACCGAGACGATCGTCGACAGTTCGCTGCCGCCCATCAAGAAAGGGCGCCTGATCAAAACGCTCGGCAAATATATGGCCTTCGACGTTGCACTTTCACTCTCACCGTATCAGACCGAATTGGTCGATTGA
- the phnE gene encoding phosphonate ABC transporter, permease protein PhnE: METQTPVHLNDGSYREPPIVWLSATIIGRITIAIVLIAFFALCVRLSEVDLGKLAAGLPRLAAWAARGWPPQLNELDVMSLRALETVAIATVATTVATVLAFPLSVLISRNVMPWPWFGVPMRWLINAFRGIDTVVFAILFVAAVGLGPFAGVLGMIVHSIGVIAKLNSEAIETVPLAPLEAAAMTGAGRSSIVTYALLPSALPNLASVSLYVWEANVRTSTILGIVGAGGIGIEIKAAIDLLDFQRLLTLTAIVLVMVTIIDQFSAWLRRRLV; encoded by the coding sequence GTGGAGACACAGACCCCGGTTCATCTGAACGATGGTAGCTATCGCGAACCGCCCATCGTCTGGCTGTCGGCGACGATCATCGGTCGCATAACGATTGCCATCGTTTTGATTGCCTTCTTTGCGCTTTGCGTCCGGCTCAGCGAAGTCGATCTTGGCAAGCTCGCCGCCGGCCTGCCGCGTCTGGCGGCCTGGGCGGCTCGGGGCTGGCCGCCGCAGCTTAATGAACTCGACGTCATGTCGTTGCGTGCGCTGGAAACGGTCGCCATCGCCACGGTGGCGACGACGGTCGCGACCGTGCTGGCCTTTCCGCTCAGCGTCCTGATCTCGCGCAATGTCATGCCCTGGCCATGGTTCGGCGTGCCGATGCGCTGGCTGATCAATGCGTTTCGCGGCATCGATACGGTAGTGTTCGCCATCTTGTTTGTCGCTGCCGTAGGTCTCGGTCCATTCGCCGGCGTGCTCGGCATGATCGTTCATTCCATCGGCGTTATCGCCAAGCTCAATAGCGAGGCGATCGAGACGGTGCCGCTGGCGCCGCTCGAAGCGGCGGCCATGACCGGCGCCGGCCGCAGTAGCATCGTCACTTATGCATTGCTGCCCTCGGCGTTGCCCAATCTCGCTTCGGTTTCGCTCTATGTCTGGGAAGCCAATGTCCGCACTTCGACGATTCTCGGCATCGTCGGCGCTGGCGGCATCGGTATCGAGATCAAGGCCGCCATCGATCTCCTCGACTTCCAGCGTCTCCTGACGCTCACGGCCATCGTGCTGGTCATGGTGACGATCATCGACCAGTTCAGCGCCTGGCTGCGGCGGAGGCTGGTGTGA
- a CDS encoding phosphate/phosphite/phosphonate ABC transporter substrate-binding protein, whose product MHRRDFIRLAAGTAVVVAAPTVLRAQTKPVIKVGLGPQQPTQADTRRVWEPVYKAVTDKIGATLELQVANDWAGIATALANEQIDVAQMGPWGYVLAKINGGARIINTMLVNGKPTYKAIIVARPGLTVAKFPEDAKGLSMQMLDVGSTSGWLVPTHFLKSKGIDPKTFFSKYAEGASAAAAQMATINGQVDLATGWDTHRNIMIKNGTIKADSNTVVWESAPLPNEVVAVRKGLPESVAKELQAAFAAITADEIAKQMPYPYTGYVVGTDEPYKMLEQMGYDLGALKKSS is encoded by the coding sequence ATGCATCGTCGTGACTTTATCCGCCTCGCAGCAGGCACGGCCGTTGTTGTCGCCGCACCAACCGTGCTGCGCGCTCAAACCAAACCCGTGATCAAGGTCGGCCTCGGGCCGCAACAGCCGACGCAGGCCGACACGCGCCGCGTCTGGGAGCCGGTCTACAAGGCGGTCACCGACAAGATCGGTGCGACGCTGGAATTGCAGGTCGCCAATGACTGGGCCGGTATCGCCACCGCGCTCGCCAACGAGCAGATCGATGTCGCCCAGATGGGCCCGTGGGGCTACGTGCTCGCCAAGATCAACGGCGGCGCGCGCATCATCAACACCATGCTGGTCAACGGTAAGCCAACCTACAAGGCGATCATCGTCGCCCGCCCCGGCCTGACGGTGGCGAAATTCCCGGAAGACGCCAAGGGCCTCTCGATGCAGATGCTGGACGTCGGTTCGACCTCCGGCTGGCTGGTGCCGACGCACTTCCTCAAGAGCAAGGGAATCGATCCCAAGACATTCTTCAGCAAATACGCCGAAGGCGCCTCCGCCGCAGCTGCGCAGATGGCGACCATCAACGGTCAGGTCGATCTCGCGACGGGTTGGGATACTCATCGCAACATCATGATCAAGAACGGCACCATCAAAGCCGACTCAAACACCGTGGTGTGGGAATCGGCGCCGCTGCCGAATGAAGTCGTCGCCGTGCGCAAGGGCCTGCCCGAAAGCGTTGCCAAGGAGTTGCAGGCCGCATTCGCCGCGATCACTGCCGACGAGATCGCCAAGCAGATGCCCTATCCCTACACCGGCTACGTTGTCGGCACCGATGAGCCGTACAAGATGCTCGAGCAGATGGGCTACGACCTCGGCGCGCTGAAGAAGTCGTCCTGA
- a CDS encoding aspartate/glutamate racemase family protein — MRVTGGKSVYGASVGILMLDARFPRIPGDMGNATTWPFPVQYRVVQNATPDAVVRKGAPGLLDAFIDAARDLTRHGVDGITTNCGFLSLFQQELADAVAVPVATSSLMQVEFVNRLLPRGKRAGVLTISSSTLTPVHLQKARVPEGTPIGTTEGGREFTRAILGNEFELDVEAARQDNVEAAVALQKANPDLGAIVLECTNMIPYAADIRRVTGLPVFSIYNFVCWFQQSLVPRTFP; from the coding sequence ATGCGTGTAACCGGCGGCAAATCTGTCTATGGCGCGTCCGTCGGCATTCTGATGCTTGACGCCCGATTCCCGCGCATTCCGGGCGACATGGGCAATGCCACGACCTGGCCCTTCCCGGTGCAGTATCGCGTCGTGCAGAACGCAACGCCCGACGCGGTGGTACGCAAAGGCGCGCCGGGGCTTCTCGATGCCTTCATCGACGCGGCACGCGATCTGACCCGTCACGGTGTCGACGGCATTACGACCAACTGCGGCTTCCTCTCGCTGTTTCAGCAGGAGCTTGCCGACGCCGTCGCCGTTCCGGTGGCGACGTCGTCGCTGATGCAGGTCGAATTCGTCAACCGCCTGCTGCCCCGCGGCAAGCGCGCCGGCGTGCTGACCATTTCCTCGTCGACCCTGACGCCGGTGCATTTGCAGAAGGCGCGCGTGCCCGAGGGCACGCCGATCGGCACCACCGAAGGCGGCCGCGAATTCACCCGCGCCATTCTCGGCAATGAATTCGAGCTCGATGTCGAAGCCGCGCGACAGGACAATGTCGAGGCCGCCGTCGCCTTGCAGAAGGCCAATCCCGATCTCGGCGCCATCGTGCTCGAATGCACCAACATGATCCCCTACGCCGCCGACATCCGCCGCGTAACCGGACTGCCGGTGTTTTCGATTTACAATTTCGTCTGCTGGTTTCAGCAGAGCCTGGTGCCGCGGACGTTTCCTTAA
- the phnC gene encoding phosphonate ABC transporter ATP-binding protein produces the protein MDLLSPVLRIDNLVKSFGALRAVNDVSLSIGAGEFVALLGPSGSGKSTVFRCVSRLARPDAGSVYLDDQRIDRLEGRRLRLKRRVIGLVFQQFNLIGRLSAIDNVLAGRLGSIGTLRAVLRAFSREDRQLALAALDRVGLLEKAYQRADSLSGGQQQRVAIARVVAQQSRIILADEPVASLDPAAAENVLGLLRSIAHEQGIAVLCSLHQTDLARRFADRVVAMKDGRVVLDAPTAALGKEQLTAIYGRGSPPAVRVSVPAKAALIA, from the coding sequence ATGGACCTATTGTCGCCAGTGCTGCGTATCGACAATCTTGTCAAATCCTTTGGCGCGCTGCGCGCTGTCAACGATGTGTCGCTGTCGATCGGAGCGGGAGAGTTCGTCGCGCTGCTCGGGCCGTCGGGCTCGGGCAAGTCCACGGTGTTCCGCTGCGTCAGCCGTCTGGCGCGGCCCGATGCGGGCAGCGTCTACCTCGACGATCAGCGCATCGACCGGCTCGAAGGCCGTCGTCTGCGGCTTAAGCGGCGCGTCATCGGCCTTGTCTTTCAGCAGTTCAATCTGATCGGCCGCCTCTCGGCCATCGACAATGTGCTGGCCGGTCGTCTTGGCAGCATTGGCACCCTGCGCGCGGTGCTGCGGGCTTTCAGTCGCGAGGACCGCCAGCTTGCTCTCGCTGCGCTCGATCGCGTTGGTCTGTTGGAGAAAGCCTATCAGAGGGCGGACAGTCTGTCGGGCGGCCAGCAGCAGCGCGTCGCCATCGCCCGCGTTGTCGCGCAGCAAAGCCGCATCATCCTCGCCGACGAACCGGTCGCGAGCCTCGATCCCGCGGCGGCGGAGAACGTGCTCGGCCTGTTGCGCTCGATCGCCCATGAGCAAGGTATCGCCGTGCTGTGCAGTCTACACCAGACCGATCTAGCCCGCCGTTTCGCCGACCGCGTGGTGGCAATGAAAGACGGCCGCGTCGTGCTCGATGCGCCGACGGCCGCGCTCGGCAAGGAACAACTGACGGCCATTTACGGCCGAGGCAGTCCGCCGGCTGTTCGAGTCTCCGTGCCTGCGAAAGCCGCGCTTATTGCCTGA
- a CDS encoding TRAP transporter large permease: protein MAEFAPIAIFLFVLFLLLGTGVWVGLALLGVAFVGMELFTMRPVGDAMMTTIWRSASSWSLTALPLFIWMGEILYRTRLSEDMFRGLSPWLARLPGGLLHTNVVGCTVFAAVSGSSAATLTTVGKMSVPELRRRNYPENMVIGTLAGAATLGLMIPPSLTMIVYGVTVNESITKLFIAGIIPGLVLAALFMAYIAVYALISPDYKPDPEPRLSIAEKIAASRFLIPVLLLILCVIGSMYLGFATATEAAAIGVIGAMVLAAAQRSLSWESFIDSLMGAMRTSAMIALILSGASFLSLSMGFTGLPNALATWIASLQLTRFELLLALLAFYIVLGCFLDGISSVVLTMAVVEPMIRQAGIDIIWFGIFIVIVVEMAQITPPIGFNLFVLQGMTAHEMNFIARAAFPMFLIMVVMAFLLMWYPAMATWLPDHISLRPGG from the coding sequence ATGGCCGAATTTGCACCGATTGCGATTTTCCTCTTTGTGCTGTTTCTGCTGCTCGGCACCGGCGTCTGGGTCGGCCTTGCGCTGCTCGGTGTCGCTTTCGTCGGCATGGAGCTCTTTACTATGCGCCCGGTCGGCGATGCGATGATGACCACGATCTGGCGCTCGGCGTCGTCGTGGTCGCTGACCGCTCTGCCGCTGTTTATCTGGATGGGCGAAATCCTCTATCGCACGCGCTTGTCGGAAGACATGTTCCGCGGCCTGTCGCCCTGGCTGGCGCGTCTGCCCGGCGGTTTGCTCCACACCAATGTCGTCGGCTGCACCGTGTTTGCCGCCGTCTCGGGATCGTCGGCCGCGACGCTGACGACCGTCGGCAAGATGTCGGTGCCCGAGCTGCGCCGGCGAAATTATCCGGAAAACATGGTCATCGGTACGCTCGCCGGTGCCGCGACTTTGGGGCTGATGATCCCGCCATCACTGACGATGATCGTCTATGGCGTGACGGTGAACGAGTCGATCACCAAGCTGTTCATCGCTGGGATCATCCCGGGTCTCGTGCTGGCAGCCTTGTTCATGGCCTATATCGCGGTGTACGCGCTGATTTCCCCGGATTACAAGCCGGATCCGGAGCCGCGCCTGAGCATCGCGGAAAAGATCGCGGCGTCGCGCTTCCTGATCCCGGTGTTGCTGCTCATCCTGTGCGTCATCGGCTCGATGTATCTCGGCTTTGCAACCGCTACGGAAGCGGCGGCCATCGGCGTCATTGGTGCCATGGTTCTCGCCGCCGCGCAACGCTCGCTGTCGTGGGAGAGCTTCATCGACAGCTTGATGGGGGCGATGCGGACCTCGGCGATGATTGCGCTGATTTTGTCCGGCGCGTCGTTCCTGTCGCTTTCGATGGGCTTTACCGGATTGCCGAACGCGCTCGCCACCTGGATCGCCTCGCTGCAGCTCACGCGCTTCGAGCTGCTGCTGGCGTTGCTGGCCTTTTATATCGTGCTGGGCTGTTTTCTCGACGGTATCTCATCGGTGGTGCTCACCATGGCCGTGGTTGAGCCGATGATACGTCAGGCCGGCATCGACATCATCTGGTTCGGCATCTTCATCGTCATCGTTGTGGAGATGGCGCAGATCACGCCACCGATCGGCTTCAATCTCTTCGTGCTGCAAGGCATGACGGCGCACGAAATGAACTTCATCGCCCGCGCCGCATTTCCCATGTTCCTGATTATGGTGGTGATGGCGTTCCTGCTGATGTGGTACCCGGCCATGGCGACCTGGCTGCCGGACCACATCAGTTTGCGACCGGGCGGCTGA